A part of Flavobacteriales bacterium genomic DNA contains:
- a CDS encoding type I restriction-modification system subunit M, with translation MSENLKTKLWDIANTLRGKMGADDFRDYILGFIFYKYLSEKMHGYADAILKPDGLRYDELDERTPKGQQYLTAVKDMALESVGFFLKPSELFSEMVRRSGGEGEENFILEDLKTVLNNITNSTVGTESEEDFQNLFEDLDLTSSKLGKTTDDKNALIVKVLVHLNQIDFQIDNSETDVLGDAYEYLIGQFASGAGKKAGEFYTPQEVSTVLAKLVTTGKKRLKSVYDPTCGSGSLLLRVAKEVLDAGKFYGQESNPTTYNLARMNMIMHNVHYRKFDIKNEDTLERPQHVEERFEAVVANPPFSAQWSANPLHMNSPRFAAYGRLAPGSKADFAFVQHMVHQLADDGTMACVLPHGVLFRGGAEGHIRQFLIDDRNYLDAVIGLPANIFFGTSIPTCILVLKKNRSQRVTLSDSEGIVSKGADRSNNILFIDASQHYEKVKTQNKLRLADIAKITDTYASYCHSERSEESQVLEEKYAYIATLEEVRDNDYNLNIPRYVDTFEEEAAIDLQAISTELRQVAEALKSTDATIARYCEELGIEAPV, from the coding sequence ATGAGCGAAAACCTCAAGACCAAACTCTGGGACATTGCCAATACCCTGCGGGGCAAGATGGGCGCGGACGATTTCCGCGACTATATCCTTGGGTTCATTTTCTACAAGTACCTGAGCGAAAAGATGCATGGCTATGCCGATGCCATCCTGAAACCTGATGGTCTGCGCTATGACGAGCTGGACGAAAGAACCCCCAAAGGGCAGCAATACCTGACGGCCGTGAAGGACATGGCCCTCGAAAGCGTGGGCTTCTTCCTCAAACCCTCCGAACTCTTCAGCGAGATGGTGCGCAGGAGCGGTGGCGAAGGCGAGGAGAACTTCATTCTCGAAGACCTCAAAACGGTGCTCAACAACATCACCAACAGCACCGTAGGCACCGAGAGCGAAGAGGACTTTCAGAACCTCTTTGAAGACCTCGACCTCACCAGCAGCAAGCTGGGCAAGACCACGGACGACAAGAACGCACTGATCGTGAAAGTGCTCGTGCATCTCAACCAGATCGACTTTCAGATAGACAACAGCGAGACCGATGTGCTGGGCGATGCCTACGAATACCTCATTGGGCAGTTTGCCAGCGGAGCGGGCAAAAAGGCGGGCGAGTTCTACACCCCGCAGGAGGTGAGCACCGTATTGGCCAAGCTGGTCACCACTGGCAAGAAACGCCTCAAAAGCGTGTACGACCCCACCTGTGGCAGTGGTTCGCTGCTCTTGCGCGTGGCGAAGGAAGTGCTGGATGCGGGTAAGTTCTATGGGCAGGAGAGCAACCCCACCACCTACAACTTGGCACGCATGAACATGATCATGCACAACGTGCATTACCGCAAGTTCGACATCAAGAACGAGGACACGCTCGAACGCCCACAGCACGTGGAAGAACGCTTCGAGGCCGTGGTGGCCAACCCGCCATTTTCGGCACAGTGGAGCGCCAACCCTTTGCACATGAACAGCCCGCGCTTTGCGGCCTACGGGCGGTTGGCCCCCGGCAGCAAGGCCGATTTTGCCTTTGTGCAGCACATGGTGCACCAGTTGGCAGACGATGGCACCATGGCCTGCGTGCTGCCCCATGGTGTGCTGTTCCGTGGTGGGGCCGAAGGCCACATCCGCCAGTTTCTGATAGACGACCGCAATTACCTCGATGCCGTGATAGGCCTGCCTGCCAACATCTTCTTTGGCACCAGCATACCCACCTGCATCCTCGTGCTGAAAAAGAACCGTTCTCAGCGCGTCACCCTGAGTGATTCCGAAGGAATCGTATCGAAGGGCGCTGATAGAAGCAACAACATCCTCTTTATAGATGCCAGCCAGCACTACGAGAAGGTGAAGACCCAGAACAAGCTGCGGCTAGCGGACATTGCCAAGATAACCGATACCTATGCTTCCTATTGTCATTCTGAGCGCAGCGAAGAATCTCAAGTGTTAGAAGAAAAATACGCCTACATCGCTACCCTCGAAGAAGTGCGCGACAACGACTACAACCTGAACATACCGCGCTATGTGGACACCTTTGAGGAAGAGGCCGCCATTGACCTACAGGCCATAAGCACCGAACTGAGGCAAGTGGCCGAAGCCCTGAAAAGCACCGATGCCACTATTGCGAGGTATTGTGAGGAGTTGGGGATTGAGGCGCCAGTATAG
- a CDS encoding fibronectin type III domain-containing protein, whose translation MARVKLGFSRFSITVKILRARMIVQSMTGNPNFSTLPPEIDLPVIADAIDLLEKTAQAAIKGGTDKNLAKYLADATLVGLMSKLQDYVQVASNGDPLVIESSGMEVRRERVPAVLLDAVNNPDATVGKNAGEVLVTWDGLAGSKGYVVEMKLPANAIPQAIPDGGNTDVMLPSAAASEWVRIDTVTKSRLVVQGLETGQVYSFRIAAFNAAGQGAYSQTVSSVAK comes from the coding sequence ATGGCACGTGTAAAACTCGGCTTTAGTCGTTTTTCGATTACAGTCAAAATTCTCAGAGCCCGAATGATCGTGCAAAGCATGACGGGCAATCCAAATTTTTCAACCTTGCCACCAGAAATCGATCTTCCCGTGATTGCGGACGCCATCGATCTGCTGGAAAAGACGGCACAGGCAGCCATCAAAGGCGGCACGGACAAGAACTTGGCCAAGTACCTTGCAGATGCCACCTTGGTTGGGCTGATGAGCAAACTACAGGATTATGTGCAGGTGGCCAGCAATGGCGATCCGCTCGTTATCGAAAGCTCTGGCATGGAAGTGCGCAGAGAGCGCGTGCCTGCTGTTCTGCTGGATGCGGTCAATAACCCAGATGCAACTGTTGGCAAGAATGCAGGCGAGGTGCTTGTAACTTGGGATGGTCTTGCAGGTTCTAAAGGATATGTGGTAGAAATGAAGTTGCCAGCCAACGCCATTCCTCAGGCCATACCCGATGGTGGAAATACGGATGTGATGCTGCCTAGCGCAGCTGCTTCGGAATGGGTACGTATAGATACGGTGACCAAGAGCCGCTTAGTGGTGCAAGGTTTGGAAACAGGTCAGGTCTATAGTTTCCGTATTGCCGCCTTCAATGCCGCAGGACAGGGAGCTTACTCTCAAACAGTTAGTAGCGTAGCAAAATAA